The genomic region CAGGGGCGGCAATTCGAGGGTCAGACCGAGCAGCCGGTAGTACAAATCTTCCCGAAAACGGCCCTGCTGCATTTCCTCCGCCAGATTCTTGTGCGTCGCGACCAGCAGCCGGAAGTCGGTTTTGATAAGCTGGTTGCTGCCCAGCCGCGACAGTTCCTGTTCCTGCAGCACGCGCAGCAGTTTGGCCTGCACCGCCGGACTCATTTCGGCAATTTCGTCCATGAACAGCGTACCGCCGCTGGCCTCTTCCAGCTTCCCGATGCGCCGGGCGACGGCTCCCGTAAAAGCCCCTTTTTCGTACCCGAACAGCTCGGCTTCGATCAGGTCCGGCGGGAGGGCGGCCACGTTCAGGGCCACAAACGGATGCGCCCGCCGGTCCGACGCCGCGTGAATCGTCCGGGCCACCACTTCCTTGCCGGTGCCGGTTTCGCCGTAAATGGACACCGTAATTGTGGAGCGGGCCGCTTTTTCCAATAAATGGAAAACTTTCTGCAGGGCCGGGCTTTGCCCGATCAGCGGACTGACCGGTTCCTGTTTCTGCCGAATCTGCCGCCTCAGTTGCTCCACCTCGCTGCGCAGCGCCTGCGTTTCGCGAATTTTTCCCAGCGTGTTGCGGAGCCGTCCGGGCGTGTTTTCGTCTTTGGTGATGTAGTCGTACGCCCCGCTATGGAGCAGCCGGACCGCCGTGGAGACATCTTCCTGTCCGGAAACGATAACGACCGGAACCTGCGGCCACAAGCGGGAAATGCGTTTTTGCAGCGTTTCGCCGTCTTCGCCCGGCAGCGAATAATCCAGGGTGATGACCGAAGGCGTTCGGCGGTGCTCGCTCAACAGGGCACTGCCGCTGCGAAAAACTTCGACGTCTATTTCCGGATCAAGGGCAAGATGATGGCGCAGGAAAGCCCCGTAAAAAGCATCGTCTTCCACCACAAAGACCAGAAATCTGTTTTTCATAATTTTCTGAAATCTGTCTGATAAAGGCAAAAACCTTTCCAGTTTTTGGACCGCTTTCCGGATTTTGGAAAAATCGCTTGAAGTGCCTTTTTGCAAAGGGCTAGTTTCTAGTTTGTTAGAGTGGGGCCTTTGGGCCGGTACTGTTTTTGCCAACCGACAGAGAGTAATAATTTTCTCTGTATGCTACCGATCATTGCCCTGATTGACGATAACGAAATGATTCTCCGGTTTGTGCAGCGTTGCCTGGCCGATTCGTACCGGACGCGGACGTTTGCTACGCCCGCCGAAGCCCTCATTGCCCTGGAGTCCGGCTGGTATCCGGATCTGATTATAAGCGACCTGTCCATGCCGGGTCTGGACGGATTTGCCCTGCTGGAGCGACTCAAAAACGACTACTGTCTGTCTGATATTCCGGTCATGATTCTTTCCGGTCAGGAAAATGCCGACGTGCGGGAGGATTGTCTGAGGGCGGGGGCCTGCGATTTTCTGCCGAAGCCTTTTCTGCCCGAAGACCTGAAAGAGCGCATTGCCCGGCAACTCGACCGGCCCGCCGCCCACGCCGTTGGCCTGCCGTTCAAGGTGCGCCGGAACGCCCGGGGCGTGAAACGAGTGGTGGATATTGCGGTGTCGTCGCTTCTGCTTTTGCTTTTGCTGCCCCTGCTGCTGCTGGTTGCCCTGCTGATTCGCCTTGACTCCAAAGGGCCGGTTATCTACCGTTCGCGGCGGGTAGGAGCGGGCTATCGGGTTTTCAGCCTGTATAAATTCCGGACGATGCGGCACGGGGCGGATGCTCAGCTGGCCCAGTTGCAGCACCTGAACCTCTACGGCGAAACGGCCCAGACCTCCGCCGACGAGGCGATTTTTCTCAAATTAAAAGACGACCCGCGCATCACCCGGCTGGGGCGGTTCCTGCGCAACACCAGTATCGACGAACTGCCGCAGCTGGTCAATATTTTCAAAGGCGATATGTCGCTGGTTGGCAACCGGCCCCTGCCCACCTACGAAGCCGAAAAGCTGACCACCGACGGCAGCGCCGCCCGTTTTATGGCTCCGGCGGGCCTGACGGGCCTCTGGCAGGTGACCCGGCGCGGGCGCGGCGACCTCTCCGCCCGGGAGCGCATCGAACTCGACAACCTCTACGCCACTCGCCACTCGTTCTGGCTGGACCTGAAACTGATGTTCAAAACCCTTCCGGCCCTGTTTCAGTCCGAAACGATGTAGCCCCCGCCCGGCTTGGATGTCAACATTTTCCAGACAACGGAGTTGTAGACAACAGTGACTAATGATTCAACTGTTATGAAACGATTTGTGCAAGCTGGAAGTATAATAGCGGCCTTCGTGTTGGTTTCGGCCACGACGCAGGCGCAGGAAACCACCACGGATTCAACCCGCCGCGATTCGCGCGTGCTGAGCGATACCACCCGGCGCGAAATCCGCGAAGCCGGGCAGGAGGTGAAGGAGGCCGCCCGGGAGGTGGGCCGCGATGTGCAGCGGGGAGCCCGCGAAGCCGGAGATGAACTTGGTCGGGAAGCCCGGGAAAGTGGCACGGAAGTCCGGCAAACCATCGACCGCATCAACCGGAACGAACTCGGCTGGTTCCAGCGCGGGGCCGGTTTTGGGGGCATCAGCCTCGGATTTGGTCCCGGCGACAGCGGCGGTTCCTACCTGTTTTTCAACCCGCGGCTGGGTTATTTTGTCCAGCGGGGACTGGCCCTTGGCCTGAAATTTGGCTTTGAAAACCGGATCAATACCAGTTACCGGGCCAGCCTTTTCGGACCTTTTGTCCGGTACTATCCGATCCGGAACCGCTTCTCTCTTTTTGCCGAAGGCGGCCTGAATTTCGGACGCTACCGGTCCAGCCTCGTCGGGCCGGACGACAAACGGGGTTTCAGCAGCATCAATCTGGGCCTGGGCTTCAGCTATCAGCTCCTGCCCGCGCTCGGCCTCGAACTGATGTACGACCACAATTACTACGACAAAACGCCCGAATTTGCCGGTCGCAACCGGGGCCCGCAAATCAAACTCGGCCTGAATTTTCACCTAAGCAGCCGGAGTTCGCGGTACGGATACAATTATTGAATGATTGAATTTTGAATGACTGAATGACTGATTAGCTCCGCAAGGTCAGAATTTGCGGAGCCATTCAGTCATTCAATCATTCAGTCAATCAGTCATTCAAATCTACCACACCACCGTCTGGCTTACTTCCGGCTTGTACAGGCGCTGGCCGGATTTGACGTTGAAGGCTTTGTAGAACGGGGCGAAGTTGGTCAGCGGGCCGTTGACCCGGAATTTGGCCGGGGAGTGCGGATCGACCTGGACGCGTACGCGCTGGGCCTCGTCCCGGATTTTTACGCGCCAGACCTGCGCAAAGCCGAGGAAGAACCGCTGGTCTGGCGTGAACCCGTCGATTTTTTCGTCACTTTTCCCCTGCTCCGTCAGCTTAAAGGCGTCGTAGGAGATGGCCAGTCCGCCCAGATCGGCCAGGTTTTCGCCCAGCGTGAGGCGGCCGTTCAGGTTCATGCTGTTCAGAACGGTGTACTTGTTGTACTGCTCGACAATCTCGTTTGCTTTCTTGTCGAACTTGGCGGCGTCTTCCTTTTTCCACCAGTCGCGGAGGTTGCCGTTGGCGTCGTACTGCCGACCCTGGTCGTCGAACAGGTGCGTCAGCTCGTGGCCGATAACCATACCGATACCGCCGTAGTTGATGGCGTCATCGGCGTCCTTGTCAAAGAACGGAAACTGGAGAATGCCCGCCGGGAAAACGATCTCGTTGAACGTCGGGTTGGCGTAGGCGTTCACGGTCGGCGGGGTCATCTGCCATTCCGTTTTATCGACCTCTTTTTCTACTTTTTTCAGGTTTTTGTTCCAGCTGTGGCGGCGCGCCTGCTGCACGTTGCCGAAAAAGTCCTCCCGTTTGATGGTCACGTCCGAGTAGTCTTCCCACTTGTCCGGGTAGCCGATTTTATTGATGATCTTGTCGAACTTCACCAGCGCCGTCTGCTTCGTTTCGGGCGACATCCAGTCCAGCTTTTCAATCCGGTTGCGGTACGCTTTCTGCAGATTTTTCACCAGCGTCTGCATCCGTTCTTTTGCTTCGGGGGTAAAATACTGCTCTACCCAGAGCTGTCCGAGCAGTTCGCCCAGATACGAATCGGTGTTGTCGGCCATGCGTTTCCAGCGGTCGCTGAGCTGCTGCTGACCGTTCAGGATTTTACCGGCAAAATCGAACCGGGTCTGCACGAAAGCCTTGCTGAGCAGATTGGCGTTTTCGTCGATGTAGCTGAAAGCGAGTTTATCCTTGATGACGTCGATCGGCGTGCTGGTCAGCAGGCGGCTGAGGGCCTGATAATAAGCGGGCTGCGCCACCAGCACGGTATCCGTCCCGACGGTCATCGTGTTCAGAAAGGTCTTCCAGTCGATGTTCGGCGTCTGTTTGTTGAGGTCGGCGACGGTGAATTTGTTGTAGTTCTGAATCGGGTCGCGCAGGTCGGCGGCGGGCTTGTGAGACTGCGCCAGCGCCGTTTCGAAGGCCAGAATACCATCTGCTTTTTTGCGGGCCGTGACCGAATCGACGCCCGTCAGCGTGAAGAGTTTGGTGATGTAGGCAACGAAAGCCGTCCGGACTTTTTTCGTTTCCTCGTCATTTTTGAAGTAATAATCCCGCTCGGGCAGGCTCAGGCCGGCCTGCGTGAAGTTGATCCGGTTGAGCGAACTGCGGCGGTCGTCGGGCCCGATATACATGCCGAAAAGCGCCCCGCCCCGGTTGGTTTCGCTGGCGGCCAGGTAGTTGAGCACCTGGCGATAATCTCTGAGCGCCGCAATTTTGGCGAGTTCCGGCTTCAGCGGCTGATAACCCAGTTTTTCGATGGTGAGGGTGTCCATCCCGCTGGCGTAAAAGTCGCCGACTTTCTGGGCCACGCTGCCGGCTTCGGCTTTGTCGGCGGCGGCTTTTTCGAGAATGCTTTTGGTTTTTTTCTGATTTTCCTCGTAAAGCTGGTAGAACGAGCCCCAGCCCGACTGATCACCGGGAATCGGCGTGTTTTTGACCCAGCCACCGTTGGCGTAGGTGAAGAAATCGTCGCCCGGCGCCACGGTAGTATCCATGCCCGATTTGTCGAAGAAGGTAGTCCGGGTTGGCTCTTTTTTATCCTGACATGCGGCGAGACTGAGCGTAAGCAGTCCGGCGGCCAGAAGCCATTGGGTTTTCTGCATGATGAATGGGTTTCTGTGTGTTTCCGGTAAAATACAAAGACGCCCGACTATTTTCCAAAAAAGGAACAGTCGGGCGTCGGTCCCGGCGGATGAGCGGTTTACTGCACCGTGCGCACAAGGAAGCGCACGACGAGGGCCGTCACGACCAGGTGCATCAGTTGCAGTAGCATAATCATGCCCGTGCGGATGCCGCTTAAGCTGAACGGCCCGAAAAACATGGCGACAAACACCAGCGCCGCAATGACGTAAAAGACCCGAACGGGCTGCCGGGCGATCCGAAGAAGCGCAAAGAATACCAGACCCGCTACCAAAGCCGGCAGCACCGACATGGTCACGACTTTCTGCAAATCGAGCGTCCGGCCGTCGGGCGTGGGGACAAACTGCCACCAGCCCTGCGAGTAGGCGACGTAATAGATCACGGTGTTCACCACAAAAGCGATCAGACCGGCTTTGGCGGCCGCCGCCAGCACGCGGCTTAAGGGAATGGAGGTGGTTAACGTTGCCATGAGAAGGAAGGTTTAGTCCGGTAAAATATCGGAAAAAAGAAGAAGGAATGTCAAGCCCGAAGCAGGAAAAATTTTTTGCAACCGACTGTTAATGAATGCGTTGACTAGGCAAAAGAACGGGGACTGAGGGATTCTTATGGCGCGCGAATGTGTTATGAATACGTGCGGTTGAATGAACACGCTGACGACCGCGCCCCTCTCGACGATATGACAGATACACGCATCATAAGCGAAGTTATGCCGGTACAGCAGCCGTTGCTGCGGCCGGCGAAGTTGTGGCTGCCCAAACGGGTTGTTTTCACGCCCGATGCTCTCGACGAACCGTTCGGACAGCAGATCTACGAGCGCGTGAGTGCCTTGAACCTGCCCATTGAGGTCAGCAAAAACAACCGCATTACCGGCCTGCGCGGGGCCGACGAACGGGAGACCTACCGGATTGCGAAGAACACACTGGCGGTCGTCAACGCCCCGCCGAGTGCCTTCCGGCTGCAGCCCATTCCGCCTTCGGCCGACTGGCAGATGAACCTGGCGGAAGGCTGTCCGGCGCACTGCCAGTACTGCTACCTCGCGGGTAGTCTGGCGGGTCCTCCGGTGATCCGGGCGTATGCTAACCTGCCGAAGATGCTCGCCAACACGGCCAGCTACGAGCAGCCGGGCCGACAGACCACCTTCGAAGTCAGCTGTTACACCGACGTTATCGGCATCGAGCACCTGACCGGCTCGCTGGCCGAGTGCATCCGGTACTTTGGCACCCGCGACGAAGCCCAGCTTCGGTTCGTGACCAAATACAATCAGGTCGAATCGCTGCTCGATCTGCCCCATAACGGCCAGACCCGCGCCCGCGTCAGCCTGAACGCCGAGTCGGTGGCGCGGCGGCTGGAGGGCGGGACGGCCTCAGTGGAAGCCCGTTTGCAGGCCATTCGGCAGTTGGCCCTGCCGAAAGAGCTGGGTGGAGGCGGTTACCCCGTCGGGCTGGTCATCGCGCCGATCATGCCTATTCCGAACTGGCGGGAAGAGTACACCCGCCTGCTCGACCGTCTGGCCGAAGCGCTTGACTTTGAGTGTGATATGAATGCGGAGTTTATCAGCCACCGTTTCACGCCCGGTTCGAAGGACGTGCTCATGCAGTGGTATCCGAATACGACCCTGGAGATGGAGGAAGCCACGCGGGCCGAGAAGCGCAACAAGTTCGGCGGCCGGAAGTACGTGTACCGCCCCGACGATATGCAGACGCTGAAGAAGTTTTTTTACGAAGAATGGCGCAAACGGTTTCCGTCCGCGCCTATTCTGTACTGGACTTAAGGTGTTTTCCCCGGGCTTCAGCCCGGGGAAACGTTATTCGATAAGATGTCCGACAAACTGCGCGCCGTTATCGATGACCACGCCCCCGCGCCGGAAGCCCAGCCCGCAGCCTTCTCCGGCAAAAAACACCCCGGCCTGGTAATACTGACCGGACGCATCTTTCGGAAACTCGACGTATTCCTGATAAATCCGGGTGTAGTCGCCGTAGTCGCCCGGCACTTCCTGGATGGCCCGGCCTGCTTCGTCGAGGATACGGACGTTGGCACCTTCCCGGCCGAAGAGCACTTTTTCCACGCTGGGCCGGTCGGTGAGCCGACGGGTGTCGGTTTTGAGCAGCAGCGGGTGGTAGGGATACAGGTCCCAGAGCACTTTCAGGATGTATTTGGACTGAAACAGCAGCGAATACGCCGGATTGAGAATGACCACCTGCCGCCGCCGCACCATTTCGGTCAGCATCCGGGTCAGGTCGGGTTCTTCGTAGCCGATGTATTCCCAGGGTATAAGCTTGAACCAGAAGTCGAATTTCTCGAACCGGCTCGTTTGCAGACTATGTTTGAAAATGCCCTCTTCCGCCGAAAATTCAACCTGATCGATGTATTCGAAATCGACGGTAAATCCGGCTTCGCGGGCGGCTTCGCCCAGAACGGCCACATTGGCGTCGTCTTCCGGAAAACCCCGCATGGCCGAAAGCAGCAGCGTAGGCTGTAAGTCGCTGTTCTGTCGTTTCAATTCGCGAAACTGTTCGATCAGCGACTCGTACAGGGCGTTGTACTGCAAGCCTTCGGCCAGGCCATTGGCCCGCAGCTGGGCATACTGCACCACCGCCGTTTCCGGAATGCAGGTGGCCGTATCGGCGTTGAATTCAATCAGTTTGATGGGGTCGCCATCCAGACCACCGGCAAAGTCAAAGCGGCCGTAAAGCTGGATATGGCGGTCGTCGTTCCAGGAGAGTTTGATCAGTTCGACCAGATTATCGGGTATTTCCAGTTCCCGAAACAGGTTGCGGTCGATAACATGCTGCCCGGCTTCCACAAACATGTTGAAAAGCTGGTTGGCGGCCTCGTTGTACGCTTCGGCTTCGTGGGCCTTCACCGGCACGACCTGGCTGGTCAGGTAGGGTAAGGTATCGGTTCCCAGCATCCAGTCCCAGCCGATGTTCCGAAGCTGCTGGTCGGGAGAGGTAGGAAGGTTTTTGAGGTGAATCATAGTTGACATGAGGGCATCGGGGAGGAGCACGAGCGCGAAGGTTCCGGCCCTGTTTTCGCTCAGGGCGGCTGCGCCCGGCGTATCTCCGCGTTCTCCTTCTTTTTGGTTAAAAGAACAAAGACGGTTTGGTTAGTAAAAAATAAATGCTCAGCCCTGCCAGCAGGGCGCTGAAACCTTCCCGAACGGGCCAGTCGGGCGAGAAAAAGATGCGGTTTTGCCGGACAATGGCGCGCGGTACACCCTCCCCGCTGCTCCAGAGCCAGCGGCTCCGAACCAGATTGGACGGCCGGAAGCGCAGAATCCGCCCGTCGTGGAAGCTCAGCCGCCGGTGGCCCCACCAGCCGGTATTGACCCGGGCGATGTCCGACCCGTCGGCATCCGTGATAAAGACCGTCGAAAGCCGGGATTGCTGCCGGAACAGGTACGTTCCGTGGCGCGTCTGCAGGGTAGCCCGCATCGGCTCGTCAAGCGTTAGGACCGCCCACGGCAACCCCAGATCCGGCGAAAAAATTTCGTAACGGACGGCGGGCGTGGGCCGCACCCATTCCAGCATTTGACGTTGAGGGACGAGCATGCAGCGAATGAAGAATGAACTGCGGCGGCGGGCCGCAATGAATAATTAAGAATGAATCGCGGCGGCGGACTATACTTAACCGGTAATCGGCGGACGGTACTGGTTTTCGGTAGTCCGGAGGGCGGCGCGTTCCTCTCCGAATGAGAAAAGTTACGTAAAAAACGAACACCGACGACGTTCATTGTTTGCACACCCCGCCGATCCACCGCCGCCCGCCACCATTCATTGCGGTTCGCCGCCGCGGTTCATCATTCATTGTTCATTATTCATTGCGTCCCGCCGCAGTTCATTAAGACGAAAAGCCCCGCGAGCGGCTGCCGCTGAAAAATCCGCTGCGGCCACCCGACGGACGGCTGATGCGCGACGAACGAACGTTGTCGTGAATCTGGGTGGAGCGGCGGTAGACACTCGGATTAGCATAAAAGCGGGAGCTGTACTGCTGTTCGTTCCGGTAGCGCGGGGCCGTCGAACGGCCGATCATGTAGCCCAGGCCACCCCAGAGCAGCACGTTGGCCAGTCCGCCGCCCGCGGGACCCATGTAGCTGTTGGGGTTGTTGAAATACCCGCTGGTGCTGGGGTCCGACTGCACGAGCCGCCGGGCCGCTTCCACGCTGAGCGTATCCCGGTGCCCGTCGGCGTAATTGACAATGGCGCCGGCCCGGCTGGGGTCCACCTGCACCTCATCCGTAATCCGGAAATCGCCCGGACTGCTCTCGGTGATGTAGGTTAGTACGCCCTGCCCGAAAGACGACTGGGACTGGTTAGGGTTGTCGTTAGTATCGTTCTGGTTCGAGCCGCAGCTTTGGAGCAGCACCGAGCCGTTGAGCAACGCCAGCGAGAGCGTTGTGCCGAGGGTGATGTCTTTCACCCGACGGATGATGGCTTGTTTTCGTATAGGTGTCATCGTGTTAATTTCGAACGAAATGTACTGACGAAACTACCGGCAGTACAGGGAGGTTACAATATTTTTCGGGACCAATGGTTCGCCCGTGGCCGGATTAGCTACGGGAAAGGACAGATGGCGAGGCATTTTATGGCTAACTTGCAGCGGAATCAGTCAGCATAGCCGCCTCTGTTAGCCGTCCATGACCACCGAAACGGACTTTCTTCACGCCTGCATCGAGCGCATTGCCCGCCTTCAGTCCGGCGGCGACCGGCACTTCCCGGCGGGCCTGTTTCCGTCGTTTCGCGGCAATGCGCTGTACGGCTACCACCGGCCGGATGCCAACCTGTTTTTCACGACCATCACGCTGTTTACGCTGCAAACCGTTGCTGAACAACTGCCGGAAGCGGACAGGCAGACGGTCGCCCGGATGAACCGGAAAGCCCGGCAGGCGTACCCGCTTTTCCGGAACCGGGACGGACTGGATACCTACAACTTTTACCAGACAAAACCCTCGCAGCATTTTCCGCACGGACGCCTGCTCCACCGCCTGGATCATTTCCGTTTGCCCGACGATGTGGACGATACGGCGATGGTCTACCTGACGACCGAGCCAACCGGCGGGCAACTGCATTTTCTGGCCGAAAAGCTAAAGCTGCACGCCAACGGAGCGACCCGCCGGATTCGGAATACCTACCCGGACTACCGGGATCTCCGGGCCTACTCTACCTGGTTTGGCAAAAACATGTACGTGGAATTCGACGCCTGCGTGCTGAGCAACCTGCTCTATTGCCTCTGCTACTTCAAGCTTCCGTTTAATCAACACGATTTGGATAGCCTTGCGTTCATTCGCTCGGTGGTCGAGACGGGGCGCTACCGGCGGGAGCCGTTCCGCTGCGCCCATTCCTATCCGCGAACGCCGTTGATTCTGTACCACGTGGCGCGGCTGCTGGGCACTTTTGCGCCGGAACCGCTGGAAGGCATCCGGGCTACGCTGGTCCGGGACGGCCTGTCGCTGCTGGACGAAAACCTGCCCGCCATGGACCGCCTGCTGGTCAGTACCGCGCTGCTGCGGCTGGGCGAGCGGCCCGGACCGATTGATGTACAGGCTATTGGCAGTGAAGAAATCCGGGCCTTCTCTTTCTTCATCGCCGGGATGCTTACGGCCTACGAACATCCGCTGCTGTACCGGCTGGCGGATTCTTCCCTGGTGCGCATGAACTGGACCTGCGAGGCGCACGCGCTGGCCCTGCTGGTTGAGTATCTGGTTTTAAAGGTGGAAAGAAATTATATCAGCTAGGACAAAGGGGAATGAATTAATTCCGTATACCCTGAAATAGGGCTTTGCATGGCGTCCCACCCGTCGCGTAGCGACGCAACCCCATGTTACGGACGGTGTAAGACCCTACAAATTATCGATCCCAAACCTTTTTCATATCTTCGGCGAATTGCCGGAAAAGAATCGGCGGGCGGCCAAGCAGGCCGGGCAGCACGTCCGTCAGGGTATCGGCCTTGCCCGCTTTCGAGACGGTGTAAAGGGCAATCATAACCATCACAAAACTCAGCGGAACCCCTTCCTGAATGCGTTTCCGCCAGAGAAAACGGAGGATGGACGGGTCTTTGTAGGTAATCTTCCGGCCCAGAACGGCGGTCAGCATATCGGCAATTTCGTAGTAGGTGAGGGCTTCGGAGCCGGTGAGTTCGTAGGCCTGGTTGAGGTGGTCGTCGGTGGCGAGCGCCAGGGCGGCGACTTCGGCAATGTCCCGCACGTCGATGAAGGCCGTCCGGCCGTTGCCCGCCGGAACGAAGATTTCGTTCCGCTCCTGAATCTCCTTCCGGTGCGTTGTGCTCAGATTCTGCATGAAGAAGCTCGGCCGCAGAAAGGTATAGGCCATGCCCGATTCCCGTAAGATAAGTTCTATTTTGTGGTGCGGCGTATAGGCATTACTTTCAACACCCTGAAGCGACAGAAACACGACCTGCCTGACGCCCGCCTGCTGCATTTGCCGGACAAGCGGGTCGAAGAATTTTTTGACATCAGCCAGCTGGGGTGGGCGGATTAACAGCACTTTTTCGACGCCTTCCAACGCCCGTTGGGTAGAGGCAGGATTGGTAAAATCAAAGCGGATCAGGTCGTCGGTCAGCGGTGCCAGTAGCGGACGGTCACGTTCGGGCTGCTGGGTGGCGGCAATCAGGAAGAGGTCTTTCCGTTGCGGAAGGCGGTTGAGGGCCTGGAGGGTTTCCAGTCCGACGTTTCCGGTTGACCCGGTAATCAAGACGCGTATAGGCATAACAGGAAGGCAAATGGAGTACGTTTCCCGCAGAAAAGACTTCTAAAACCGGTGGCTGCGGAATCGGGTTGTAAGAAACAAACGTTTGACCACATCCCCAATGATACATCAACAAACCATAGCGTATTTGCGAAACCAATACCAGCAATTGACCGAATCCTGCGAGCGTTACGCTTCTTTTTCCACCGACCCGGCCTTTGCCCGGATGCTGCTCCAGCAGGCCGCCCTGTACCGGCAGCTCAGCTCGGAACTCAGCAACCGAACGGTGGTAACGCGTGAACACCTGAAAGACACCATGGACCGCCTGGCGGCCCTTTACCTCCAGCGCGACGACGCGATGGTGGCGGGAGCCTGCTACCAGGCCATGAAGCCCCTGATCAATTACCTGCAG from Tellurirhabdus rosea harbors:
- a CDS encoding outer membrane beta-barrel protein, coding for MKRFVQAGSIIAAFVLVSATTQAQETTTDSTRRDSRVLSDTTRREIREAGQEVKEAAREVGRDVQRGAREAGDELGREARESGTEVRQTIDRINRNELGWFQRGAGFGGISLGFGPGDSGGSYLFFNPRLGYFVQRGLALGLKFGFENRINTSYRASLFGPFVRYYPIRNRFSLFAEGGLNFGRYRSSLVGPDDKRGFSSINLGLGFSYQLLPALGLELMYDHNYYDKTPEFAGRNRGPQIKLGLNFHLSSRSSRYGYNY
- a CDS encoding glutathionylspermidine synthase family protein translates to MIHLKNLPTSPDQQLRNIGWDWMLGTDTLPYLTSQVVPVKAHEAEAYNEAANQLFNMFVEAGQHVIDRNLFRELEIPDNLVELIKLSWNDDRHIQLYGRFDFAGGLDGDPIKLIEFNADTATCIPETAVVQYAQLRANGLAEGLQYNALYESLIEQFRELKRQNSDLQPTLLLSAMRGFPEDDANVAVLGEAAREAGFTVDFEYIDQVEFSAEEGIFKHSLQTSRFEKFDFWFKLIPWEYIGYEEPDLTRMLTEMVRRRQVVILNPAYSLLFQSKYILKVLWDLYPYHPLLLKTDTRRLTDRPSVEKVLFGREGANVRILDEAGRAIQEVPGDYGDYTRIYQEYVEFPKDASGQYYQAGVFFAGEGCGLGFRRGGVVIDNGAQFVGHLIE
- a CDS encoding DUF6069 family protein — protein: MATLTTSIPLSRVLAAAAKAGLIAFVVNTVIYYVAYSQGWWQFVPTPDGRTLDLQKVVTMSVLPALVAGLVFFALLRIARQPVRVFYVIAALVFVAMFFGPFSLSGIRTGMIMLLQLMHLVVTALVVRFLVRTVQ
- a CDS encoding M13 family metallopeptidase, with protein sequence MQKTQWLLAAGLLTLSLAACQDKKEPTRTTFFDKSGMDTTVAPGDDFFTYANGGWVKNTPIPGDQSGWGSFYQLYEENQKKTKSILEKAAADKAEAGSVAQKVGDFYASGMDTLTIEKLGYQPLKPELAKIAALRDYRQVLNYLAASETNRGGALFGMYIGPDDRRSSLNRINFTQAGLSLPERDYYFKNDEETKKVRTAFVAYITKLFTLTGVDSVTARKKADGILAFETALAQSHKPAADLRDPIQNYNKFTVADLNKQTPNIDWKTFLNTMTVGTDTVLVAQPAYYQALSRLLTSTPIDVIKDKLAFSYIDENANLLSKAFVQTRFDFAGKILNGQQQLSDRWKRMADNTDSYLGELLGQLWVEQYFTPEAKERMQTLVKNLQKAYRNRIEKLDWMSPETKQTALVKFDKIINKIGYPDKWEDYSDVTIKREDFFGNVQQARRHSWNKNLKKVEKEVDKTEWQMTPPTVNAYANPTFNEIVFPAGILQFPFFDKDADDAINYGGIGMVIGHELTHLFDDQGRQYDANGNLRDWWKKEDAAKFDKKANEIVEQYNKYTVLNSMNLNGRLTLGENLADLGGLAISYDAFKLTEQGKSDEKIDGFTPDQRFFLGFAQVWRVKIRDEAQRVRVQVDPHSPAKFRVNGPLTNFAPFYKAFNVKSGQRLYKPEVSQTVVW
- a CDS encoding SDR family oxidoreductase, with translation MPIRVLITGSTGNVGLETLQALNRLPQRKDLFLIAATQQPERDRPLLAPLTDDLIRFDFTNPASTQRALEGVEKVLLIRPPQLADVKKFFDPLVRQMQQAGVRQVVFLSLQGVESNAYTPHHKIELILRESGMAYTFLRPSFFMQNLSTTHRKEIQERNEIFVPAGNGRTAFIDVRDIAEVAALALATDDHLNQAYELTGSEALTYYEIADMLTAVLGRKITYKDPSILRFLWRKRIQEGVPLSFVMVMIALYTVSKAGKADTLTDVLPGLLGRPPILFRQFAEDMKKVWDR
- a CDS encoding sugar transferase, which encodes MLPIIALIDDNEMILRFVQRCLADSYRTRTFATPAEALIALESGWYPDLIISDLSMPGLDGFALLERLKNDYCLSDIPVMILSGQENADVREDCLRAGACDFLPKPFLPEDLKERIARQLDRPAAHAVGLPFKVRRNARGVKRVVDIAVSSLLLLLLLPLLLLVALLIRLDSKGPVIYRSRRVGAGYRVFSLYKFRTMRHGADAQLAQLQHLNLYGETAQTSADEAIFLKLKDDPRITRLGRFLRNTSIDELPQLVNIFKGDMSLVGNRPLPTYEAEKLTTDGSAARFMAPAGLTGLWQVTRRGRGDLSARERIELDNLYATRHSFWLDLKLMFKTLPALFQSETM
- a CDS encoding sigma-54-dependent transcriptional regulator; this encodes MKNRFLVFVVEDDAFYGAFLRHHLALDPEIDVEVFRSGSALLSEHRRTPSVITLDYSLPGEDGETLQKRISRLWPQVPVVIVSGQEDVSTAVRLLHSGAYDYITKDENTPGRLRNTLGKIRETQALRSEVEQLRRQIRQKQEPVSPLIGQSPALQKVFHLLEKAARSTITVSIYGETGTGKEVVARTIHAASDRRAHPFVALNVAALPPDLIEAELFGYEKGAFTGAVARRIGKLEEASGGTLFMDEIAEMSPAVQAKLLRVLQEQELSRLGSNQLIKTDFRLLVATHKNLAEEMQQGRFREDLYYRLLGLTLELPPLRERGDDIALLARHFADEYSRRNGLGPFRLSEEALTKLGGYAFPGNVRELKAITELACVMASGGQITAADITFPHLRPAALPTAEMTLRDYTRHIIRQYLERYDNNVLLVARKLDIGKSTIYNLLKSGELMGPS
- a CDS encoding spore photoproduct lyase family protein encodes the protein MTDTRIISEVMPVQQPLLRPAKLWLPKRVVFTPDALDEPFGQQIYERVSALNLPIEVSKNNRITGLRGADERETYRIAKNTLAVVNAPPSAFRLQPIPPSADWQMNLAEGCPAHCQYCYLAGSLAGPPVIRAYANLPKMLANTASYEQPGRQTTFEVSCYTDVIGIEHLTGSLAECIRYFGTRDEAQLRFVTKYNQVESLLDLPHNGQTRARVSLNAESVARRLEGGTASVEARLQAIRQLALPKELGGGGYPVGLVIAPIMPIPNWREEYTRLLDRLAEALDFECDMNAEFISHRFTPGSKDVLMQWYPNTTLEMEEATRAEKRNKFGGRKYVYRPDDMQTLKKFFYEEWRKRFPSAPILYWT